The following proteins come from a genomic window of Deltaproteobacteria bacterium:
- a CDS encoding extracellular solute-binding protein produces MRTFFALAIGCLVFAQGSAVFGQSAQTVAAAKKDGGKVIVYTSMETFTADALKAAFEKKTGLQMEYWRGGSTEVMDRVLAEHRVGKPIFDVVATTGDHMHVMAKEGAFAKYESPALKGFAKDAIDPVLGARYRNVLYGVIFNKAGVKAAEAPKTLEDVVKPEYRGKLVMPHPVNHTLTTQWLGSLDKIMPKERAEKFIRDLAAAKPQFAESIVPAADKVGTGEVPIGITFVRFVLTYNKQGASLDYVRDYRMLGDGQYISLAAKAPRPSAGKAFIDFFLDEESMKIQAYTGEFVNRRGIYPALPDAEKIKFVQMYQFTKEDYEVKKKDYQKIFLQ; encoded by the coding sequence ATGCGAACATTCTTTGCTCTCGCAATTGGCTGTTTGGTATTCGCCCAAGGGTCGGCGGTTTTCGGCCAATCGGCGCAAACCGTCGCCGCCGCCAAGAAAGACGGCGGCAAGGTGATCGTTTACACGTCCATGGAAACCTTCACCGCCGATGCGCTCAAGGCCGCCTTCGAGAAGAAAACCGGCCTGCAGATGGAATATTGGCGCGGCGGTTCAACAGAGGTCATGGACCGTGTGCTCGCCGAACACCGCGTCGGCAAGCCCATCTTTGACGTGGTCGCCACCACCGGCGATCACATGCATGTGATGGCGAAAGAAGGAGCCTTCGCGAAATACGAATCGCCAGCGCTCAAAGGCTTCGCCAAGGACGCCATCGATCCGGTACTCGGCGCGCGCTATCGCAACGTGCTCTATGGCGTGATTTTCAATAAAGCCGGCGTCAAAGCGGCCGAGGCGCCGAAAACTTTGGAGGACGTGGTTAAGCCAGAGTATCGCGGCAAGCTCGTCATGCCCCACCCGGTCAACCACACGCTGACGACCCAGTGGCTTGGCAGCTTGGACAAAATCATGCCCAAGGAGCGGGCTGAAAAATTCATCCGCGATCTCGCCGCCGCCAAACCGCAATTTGCCGAGTCCATCGTCCCCGCGGCCGACAAAGTCGGCACCGGCGAGGTGCCCATCGGCATCACCTTCGTGCGCTTCGTGCTAACGTACAATAAACAGGGGGCGAGTTTAGACTATGTGCGCGACTACCGCATGCTCGGCGACGGCCAATATATCAGCCTAGCCGCCAAAGCGCCGCGGCCCAGCGCGGGCAAGGCGTTCATCGATTTTTTTCTCGACGAAGAGAGCATGAAAATCCAGGCCTATACCGGCGAGTTCGTCAACCGCAGAGGCATCTACCCTGCGCTGCCCGACGCGGAGAAAATCAAATTTGTCCAGATGTACCAGTTCACCAAAGAGGACTACGAAGTAAAAAAGAAAGATTACCAAAAGATCTTTTTGCAGTAG
- a CDS encoding amidohydrolase: MAKFVIDADGHIMEDHKDIFSHIKGNFGEMNWHTTWPMFDADGWQRGLSRKGKREDPDAERWIKFQDENGVDMAVLYPTSALALGMIALPAWASALAQGYNDWLYHRFTSQSPRLKGVALLAPQDPQAAAAELRRCVKDLGFCAGLLPSVTNNRVPLYGSPEFHVIYDEAQRLDIPLTIHGGVSQNLGLDRVQSFLEAHMLEHPVGLFLQFTNMMFQGVFQEFPKLRMAYLEAGAGWVPFMMDRMEEDYEKFAARLAPHLKHPPSHFFESGNIFVTMEVEERTAPYVIKLLRDDTIMWASDFPHERERDQFGGDLPTLRARKDLTDEFRNKMLCDNPVRFYRLSEGDIAAARKAKTH; this comes from the coding sequence ATGGCAAAGTTCGTTATCGACGCCGACGGCCACATCATGGAAGACCACAAGGACATCTTCTCTCACATCAAAGGTAACTTTGGCGAAATGAACTGGCATACGACCTGGCCGATGTTCGACGCCGACGGTTGGCAGCGCGGCTTGTCACGCAAAGGGAAGCGGGAAGATCCCGACGCCGAGCGCTGGATCAAATTTCAGGACGAGAACGGCGTCGACATGGCAGTGCTCTATCCAACTTCGGCGTTGGCACTGGGAATGATCGCCCTGCCCGCCTGGGCGTCGGCGCTCGCCCAGGGTTACAACGATTGGCTCTATCACCGATTCACTAGCCAGTCGCCGCGGCTCAAAGGCGTCGCCCTCCTCGCGCCGCAAGATCCGCAGGCGGCAGCAGCGGAACTGCGCCGCTGCGTCAAAGACCTGGGCTTCTGTGCCGGGCTTTTACCATCGGTCACGAACAACCGCGTGCCGCTCTACGGCTCACCGGAATTTCACGTCATCTACGACGAAGCACAACGATTAGACATCCCGCTGACGATCCACGGCGGCGTCAGCCAAAATCTTGGCTTGGACCGCGTGCAAAGTTTCCTCGAAGCGCACATGCTCGAACATCCAGTGGGTTTGTTCCTGCAATTCACTAACATGATGTTCCAGGGCGTGTTTCAAGAATTTCCCAAGCTGCGCATGGCCTACCTCGAAGCCGGCGCCGGTTGGGTGCCGTTCATGATGGACCGCATGGAGGAAGACTATGAAAAGTTTGCCGCTCGCCTCGCACCGCATTTGAAACATCCGCCCAGCCATTTTTTCGAGAGCGGCAACATCTTCGTCACGATGGAAGTGGAAGAACGCACGGCGCCGTACGTCATTAAGTTATTGCGCGACGACACGATTATGTGGGCCTCAGACTTTCCCCACGAGCGCGAGCGCGACCAATTCGGCGGCGATCTACCGACGTTGCGCGCGCGCAAAGATCTGACTGACGAATTTCGCAACAAAATGCTGTGCGACAACCCGGTGCGGTTTTATCGCCTGAGCGAAGGCGACATCGCCGCGGCACGGAAAGCGAAAACGCACTAA
- a CDS encoding malate synthase G yields the protein MAHYIETSGLRIDARLYRLVEDEIALGTGIDPNSFWDALSKVVADLAPRNRALLDHRDRLQRRIDDWCRAQRGKAFDVGEYKAFLTQVGYLVSEREDFQICSANVDREISSISGPQLVVPLDNPRYVLNAANARWGSLYDALYGTDVVPESDGAEKGEGYNPRRGAKVIAYAEAFLDEAVGLAGGKFSEVAAYELKDVNGTKRLAVQLKDGREAGLADGRKFVGYREAAGELFEVIFRNNGLHIRVIIDRAHPIGKAHAAGVKDVVLEAAVTTIQDCEDSVAAVDAGDKVRVYRNWTSLMKGTLTASFEKGGREMQRCLNADISFTAPNGESRTLPGRSLMLVRNVGLHMYTDAVTTMAGEEIPEGFLDAMVTALAALHDLRRSGTVVNSRSGSVYIVKPKQHSAEEVAATVELFERVEAALGLKRNTLKIGIMDEERRLTVNLEQAIGAARERVVFINTGFLDRTGDEIHTSMELGPMAPKTAIKNYPWLGAYEDRNVDIGIATGLPGKAQIGKGMWTMPDEMRKMMDAKQAHPEAGANTAWVPSPTAATLHALHYHRVDVCKKQAALAQRRRADLDAILTPPLLDRALSSAEIQSELDNNAQGILGYVVRWVDQGIGCSKVPDIHDTALMEDRATLRISSQHIANWLHHGIVSRAQVIETFKRMAGIVDRQNCGDQNYRNMAPNFDQSIAFKAALDLVFTGWQSANGYTEAVLHTCRRQIKAASRGRTRT from the coding sequence ATGGCTCACTACATCGAAACTTCTGGTTTACGCATTGACGCGCGGCTCTACCGTTTGGTGGAGGATGAAATCGCGCTTGGCACGGGTATCGATCCCAATTCATTTTGGGATGCCTTGAGCAAGGTTGTCGCTGACTTGGCGCCGAGAAATCGTGCGCTACTGGATCACCGTGATCGGCTGCAAAGGCGAATTGATGACTGGTGCCGAGCGCAGCGAGGCAAAGCCTTCGACGTGGGTGAGTACAAAGCATTCCTCACCCAAGTCGGCTATCTGGTTTCAGAACGCGAAGATTTTCAAATATGCAGCGCCAATGTGGACCGAGAAATCTCTTCGATCTCAGGGCCGCAACTCGTGGTGCCGCTCGACAACCCGCGCTACGTGCTCAACGCCGCCAACGCCCGCTGGGGCAGTCTTTATGACGCGCTCTACGGCACCGACGTCGTCCCTGAAAGCGACGGTGCTGAAAAAGGCGAAGGCTACAACCCACGGCGCGGTGCCAAGGTGATCGCCTATGCCGAGGCATTTTTAGATGAAGCCGTCGGCCTCGCCGGAGGAAAGTTCTCGGAGGTCGCCGCTTATGAGTTAAAAGATGTCAATGGCACCAAGCGATTAGCCGTGCAGCTCAAGGACGGCCGCGAGGCTGGTTTGGCTGACGGCAGGAAGTTTGTCGGCTACCGGGAAGCCGCAGGGGAGTTATTCGAAGTAATTTTTAGGAACAACGGATTGCATATCAGGGTTATTATCGATCGCGCTCATCCCATCGGCAAGGCGCATGCAGCCGGCGTCAAAGACGTGGTTCTCGAAGCCGCGGTGACGACGATCCAAGACTGCGAAGATTCAGTGGCAGCCGTTGATGCCGGCGATAAAGTCCGCGTCTATCGCAACTGGACCAGCCTCATGAAAGGAACGTTAACCGCCAGCTTTGAAAAGGGTGGGCGGGAAATGCAGCGTTGCTTGAATGCCGATATTAGCTTTACTGCGCCCAACGGTGAGAGCCGAACTCTGCCGGGGCGCAGTCTCATGCTGGTGCGCAATGTTGGCCTGCACATGTATACGGATGCGGTAACGACGATGGCGGGCGAAGAAATTCCCGAGGGCTTTCTCGACGCCATGGTGACTGCGTTGGCAGCGCTGCACGATTTGCGGCGCTCGGGCACGGTGGTCAACAGTCGGAGCGGCAGTGTCTATATTGTCAAACCCAAGCAGCACAGCGCCGAAGAAGTGGCCGCAACGGTGGAATTGTTCGAGCGCGTCGAAGCCGCGCTGGGACTGAAACGCAACACGCTCAAGATCGGCATCATGGACGAAGAGCGCCGTCTGACGGTCAACCTAGAGCAAGCGATCGGCGCGGCCCGCGAACGAGTCGTCTTTATTAACACCGGATTTCTCGATCGCACCGGCGACGAAATTCATACCAGCATGGAGCTCGGGCCGATGGCGCCGAAGACAGCGATCAAGAATTATCCGTGGCTGGGCGCCTACGAAGATCGCAACGTCGACATCGGCATCGCCACCGGCCTGCCAGGCAAAGCGCAGATCGGTAAGGGGATGTGGACCATGCCCGACGAGATGCGCAAGATGATGGATGCCAAGCAAGCCCACCCGGAGGCGGGCGCGAACACGGCCTGGGTGCCGTCGCCGACCGCCGCCACGCTACACGCGCTGCATTACCACCGCGTCGATGTGTGCAAGAAACAAGCGGCGCTGGCGCAGCGGCGTCGCGCCGATCTGGACGCGATCCTGACACCGCCGCTGCTCGATCGCGCACTGAGCAGCGCGGAGATTCAAAGCGAGCTCGATAACAACGCCCAAGGGATTCTGGGATACGTGGTGCGCTGGGTCGATCAAGGCATCGGTTGCTCAAAGGTCCCCGACATCCACGACACTGCGCTGATGGAAGATCGCGCCACTCTGCGCATCTCCAGCCAGCACATCGCCAATTGGCTGCACCATGGCATTGTCAGCCGCGCTCAAGTGATCGAGACTTTCAAGCGCATGGCGGGCATCGTCGACCGGCAAAACTGCGGCGATCAAAATTACCGCAACATGGCGCCGAACTTCGATCAAAGCATCGCCTTCAAAGCTGCTTTGGATCTAGTTTTCACTGGCTGGCAAAGCGCCAACGGCTACACCGAAGCGGTGCTGCACACCTGCCGCCGGCAAATCAAGGCGGCCAGCAGGGGGCGGACTCGAACTTAA
- a CDS encoding isocitrate lyase, with protein sequence MADKIIRLDSRRDLEAIAWANELHDTEVWFHSPRFRHITRLHTAAEVVSLRGNLQTDYTIAKQSAIKLFDYLQSLFRNKKQEITYGPYSPTGAVRAVMEGIKVLYLGGWATSAKGSEAEDPGADLANYALDRVPKEGGAWVRALMHQDEVQRSRRIRMSSLQRKKSRAIEFSPPLIIPDGDTGHGGEHHTRNLVKTFVENNIGAIHIEDQRGGSKVCGHQGQKVLVSTAEMISRLNAARLQYDIMNVPGVIVARTDSHDATAIDSADDERDHPFIYGATNPDIVPFKNVSLAVIRRFYQKGFKEINGHLLYKLSELAYRDAEKWLKRERLDGSIAAGIAHIEREIAALKKLRQQARRVGKGQRDFREQLAALEINVKKVVEETVDGVVANVRQAWAEKAGLKTFAEAVAAAMENGTKGKGKRAVSVEEWKKYAAGVSYPEARARAAAMGIDIFWDWHLPRTPEGFYIITGGRDMATARGLATAPFADLIWRETAKPDLVDDKAWADAIHALHPEKMLAYNLSPSWNWDIWGFTDDQIRNFANELGKMGYVFNFITYGGHQTEALMNGRLARALKEEGVLGFVRLIQRALRLAHDPAQFPQSFVGGDWADRFRRAARGASLTSSSMGGKSTETQHRKAVEVPTSVLEKWLSVWAEHWHQQKLYHGGALAVELKERWAGSEDMMLNVFDEAKDKIAEIIFRVDKDRDGRKFLAVKDQNTMKKFRSRRLMTLMHFFLLHRYKTEVVHYVTPTDDNRLSVQRMIQNGVFRAARTDDPNMIAIEVDHARGQKIFANEDSIRRFIRAQFKPVKRRSETRRTARRSA encoded by the coding sequence ATGGCGGACAAAATCATTCGTTTGGATTCGCGGCGCGATCTCGAGGCAATCGCATGGGCTAACGAGTTACACGATACCGAAGTCTGGTTTCACAGCCCACGTTTCCGGCACATCACACGGCTGCATACGGCCGCCGAAGTAGTTTCGTTGCGAGGAAACTTGCAGACCGACTACACCATCGCCAAGCAGTCAGCCATAAAACTCTTTGACTACTTGCAGTCTCTGTTTCGCAACAAGAAACAGGAAATAACCTACGGACCGTATTCACCCACGGGCGCGGTGCGCGCGGTCATGGAAGGAATCAAAGTTTTGTATCTCGGCGGCTGGGCTACATCGGCTAAGGGATCTGAAGCGGAGGACCCGGGCGCCGACTTGGCCAACTATGCGTTGGACCGGGTGCCCAAAGAAGGCGGCGCTTGGGTGCGTGCCCTAATGCATCAAGACGAAGTGCAGCGCTCCCGGCGCATCCGCATGTCGTCGCTGCAAAGAAAAAAGAGTCGCGCCATCGAGTTTAGCCCGCCGCTGATCATTCCTGACGGCGACACCGGCCACGGCGGCGAGCACCACACGCGCAACCTGGTGAAGACCTTCGTCGAAAACAACATCGGCGCGATCCACATCGAAGACCAGCGCGGCGGTAGCAAAGTGTGCGGCCATCAAGGTCAAAAAGTTTTGGTTTCGACGGCCGAGATGATTTCGCGGCTGAACGCCGCGCGGCTGCAATACGACATCATGAACGTGCCGGGCGTGATCGTCGCTCGCACCGATTCCCACGATGCCACGGCGATCGACAGCGCCGACGACGAGCGCGATCATCCGTTTATTTATGGCGCCACCAATCCTGACATCGTGCCGTTCAAAAACGTGAGCCTGGCGGTGATTCGCCGGTTTTACCAAAAAGGCTTCAAGGAAATTAACGGCCATCTTCTTTACAAGCTCTCCGAACTGGCCTACCGCGACGCGGAAAAATGGCTCAAACGCGAGCGTCTCGACGGCTCCATCGCTGCTGGGATAGCGCACATCGAGCGGGAAATCGCCGCGCTTAAGAAATTGCGCCAGCAGGCGCGCCGAGTTGGGAAAGGCCAGCGGGATTTTCGTGAACAGCTAGCCGCCCTGGAAATCAACGTGAAGAAGGTGGTCGAAGAAACCGTCGATGGCGTGGTGGCCAACGTCCGGCAAGCGTGGGCGGAGAAAGCTGGGCTCAAGACCTTTGCCGAGGCCGTCGCAGCGGCGATGGAGAACGGTACTAAGGGGAAGGGCAAGCGTGCCGTGTCCGTCGAGGAATGGAAGAAGTATGCCGCTGGTGTTTCGTATCCCGAAGCGCGGGCCCGCGCTGCTGCCATGGGTATCGATATTTTCTGGGATTGGCACTTGCCGAGAACCCCAGAGGGTTTCTACATCATCACCGGCGGTCGCGATATGGCCACGGCGAGAGGGTTAGCCACGGCGCCATTCGCCGATCTTATCTGGCGTGAAACGGCCAAGCCCGATCTCGTCGACGACAAAGCCTGGGCGGATGCGATTCATGCGCTGCATCCAGAAAAGATGCTGGCCTATAATTTATCGCCGTCCTGGAATTGGGACATCTGGGGTTTTACCGACGATCAGATCCGTAACTTCGCCAACGAGTTGGGCAAGATGGGCTACGTCTTTAATTTCATCACCTACGGCGGCCATCAGACTGAAGCGTTGATGAATGGCCGATTGGCGCGCGCTCTAAAAGAAGAGGGTGTGCTCGGCTTCGTGCGATTGATTCAGCGCGCTTTGCGCTTGGCGCACGACCCGGCGCAGTTCCCGCAGAGCTTTGTCGGCGGTGACTGGGCCGACCGTTTCCGGCGCGCCGCGCGCGGCGCTTCGCTCACCAGTTCTTCCATGGGCGGCAAGTCGACCGAAACGCAGCATCGCAAAGCCGTCGAGGTGCCCACGAGCGTTTTGGAGAAATGGCTCAGCGTGTGGGCGGAGCACTGGCACCAGCAGAAACTCTATCATGGCGGCGCTCTGGCGGTTGAATTGAAGGAGCGCTGGGCTGGTTCCGAAGACATGATGCTTAATGTCTTCGACGAGGCCAAAGACAAGATTGCCGAAATTATCTTTCGTGTCGATAAAGATCGCGATGGCCGAAAATTTCTTGCCGTCAAAGACCAGAATACGATGAAAAAGTTTCGCTCGCGGCGGCTGATGACTTTAATGCACTTTTTCCTCCTGCACCGCTACAAAACCGAGGTCGTGCACTATGTCACGCCGACCGACGACAACCGCTTGTCGGTGCAGCGCATGATCCAGAACGGTGTGTTCCGCGCCGCGCGCACCGACGATCCGAACATGATCGCCATCGAAGTCGACCATGCACGGGGGCAAAAGATTTTTGCCAATGAAGATTCGATCAGGCGCTTCATCAGAGCGCAGTTCAAACCCGTGAAGCGTCGCAGTGAGACGCGGCGCACGGCCCGGCGCAGCGCTTAG
- a CDS encoding amidohydrolase, producing the protein MANIPCIDTDGHVLERQSDIRKYLEEPWVKRPTSLWPGDQPWDNDMMDSFEMARNWRGLSAAQQVDNWHKIMDEYDIEKAICFPTGSGNIAKNQEVPYQIAVAKASNTHFAKEYNARSNRLSCVGCLPMRAPQAAAQELRRAVTELGLKGFEILPTGLPLALGDPFYDPIYEEAEKLGVVLGIHGTRNTSRELGTSGLSTFSEVHSYAFPVGILLQFTSIVCQGLPVRFPKLKLAFLEIGATWLPYYLDRLDEHWEKRAEIEMPLLKKKPSDLVRQSKLYFSVEPGESQLVHTVDYVGAEHFLYASDIPHWDNEFPHNLTDLRDHKQLSNDAKEKILYKNAKELFAL; encoded by the coding sequence ATGGCAAACATTCCTTGCATCGACACCGATGGTCACGTGCTCGAACGGCAATCGGACATTCGCAAGTATCTCGAAGAGCCCTGGGTCAAGCGGCCGACGAGTTTGTGGCCGGGCGATCAGCCTTGGGACAACGACATGATGGATTCCTTCGAGATGGCACGGAACTGGCGCGGCTTGAGCGCGGCGCAGCAGGTCGATAACTGGCACAAGATCATGGACGAGTACGACATCGAAAAAGCGATCTGCTTTCCGACTGGTTCGGGCAATATCGCAAAAAACCAGGAGGTGCCGTACCAAATCGCGGTTGCAAAAGCCTCGAACACCCATTTCGCCAAGGAGTACAATGCGCGCTCGAATCGTTTGTCTTGTGTCGGCTGTCTGCCGATGCGCGCGCCGCAGGCGGCGGCGCAGGAGCTGCGCCGCGCGGTGACGGAGTTGGGCTTGAAGGGCTTCGAGATTTTGCCGACAGGGTTGCCGCTGGCTTTGGGCGATCCGTTCTACGATCCAATTTACGAAGAGGCAGAAAAGCTCGGCGTGGTGCTCGGCATCCACGGCACGCGCAACACCTCGCGCGAGCTGGGGACCTCGGGGTTATCGACTTTTTCAGAAGTGCACAGTTATGCGTTTCCGGTCGGCATTCTCTTGCAGTTCACCAGCATAGTTTGCCAGGGTCTGCCGGTGCGTTTTCCAAAGTTGAAGCTAGCCTTCTTGGAAATCGGCGCGACCTGGCTGCCTTACTATCTCGATCGCCTGGACGAGCATTGGGAGAAGCGCGCTGAAATTGAAATGCCGCTGCTGAAAAAAAAGCCGAGCGACTTGGTGCGCCAGTCGAAGCTGTATTTTAGCGTCGAGCCTGGTGAGTCGCAGTTGGTTCATACGGTCGACTACGTCGGCGCCGAGCATTTTCTCTATGCCTCGGATATTCCCCATTGGGATAATGAGTTCCCGCATAATTTGACCGATCTGCGCGACCACAAGCAGTTGTCCAACGACGCGAAGGAAAAGATTTTGTACAAGAACGCGAAGGAGCTGTTCGCGTTGTGA
- a CDS encoding sugar nucleotide-binding protein gives MKILVTGAAALVGGYFTARAAREYDVVALKRSDLDITDRDAVHRCVRAERPGLIVNCAVIQVDESQENPTKAHAVNVEGPRFLARAANELGAEIIHFSTQYAFDGEPLDRPFYTINDQPNPVNNYGKFKVTGEAAVREACARSYIIRTSWVYGRGKNSFLCTVRDDLRSGKRVRAIDDIWSSTTYAADLVDRVLAIRSKQTYGTFHVVNEGVCTYYEYALEAGKLAGLSRAQIDALIDVTHERDMQRVAVRPRYTPMRCILSEQIGLPPMRDWQAALLEYVRA, from the coding sequence ATGAAAATCCTAGTCACCGGTGCTGCCGCGCTTGTCGGCGGCTATTTCACCGCGCGCGCTGCGCGCGAATATGACGTGGTTGCGCTCAAGCGCTCAGACCTCGATATTACCGATCGAGACGCGGTCCATCGATGTGTGCGGGCTGAACGCCCTGGTCTGATCGTCAATTGTGCGGTGATCCAGGTGGACGAGTCACAGGAAAATCCCACCAAAGCCCACGCTGTGAATGTCGAAGGGCCGCGGTTTCTCGCGCGGGCGGCGAACGAGCTTGGCGCAGAGATCATCCACTTCAGCACCCAGTACGCCTTCGATGGCGAGCCTCTCGATCGGCCCTTCTACACGATCAACGACCAACCAAACCCAGTGAACAACTATGGCAAGTTCAAAGTTACCGGCGAGGCAGCGGTGCGCGAGGCCTGCGCGCGCAGCTACATCATCCGCACTTCATGGGTTTATGGCCGTGGCAAGAACAGCTTTCTCTGCACGGTGCGCGACGATCTGCGCTCCGGAAAGCGGGTGCGGGCGATCGACGATATCTGGTCGAGCACGACCTACGCCGCTGATCTCGTCGATCGGGTGCTGGCAATCCGAAGCAAACAAACCTACGGAACCTTTCACGTGGTCAACGAAGGGGTGTGCACCTATTACGAGTACGCCCTCGAAGCGGGCAAGCTCGCCGGCTTAAGCCGCGCGCAGATCGACGCGCTGATCGACGTTACACACGAACGCGATATGCAGCGCGTCGCGGTGCGGCCGCGCTATACTCCGATGCGCTGCATCTTGTCAGAGCAGATTGGCTTGCCGCCCATGCGCGATTGGCAGGCGGCGCTGCTGGAGTACGTGCGCGCATAG
- a CDS encoding DUF3108 domain-containing protein, protein MNLAKTIRQTSCRVMLGLVLSSGSVWAAQAGAEAKSVPVYQPKFYPFDSGERVVYDTNWNGLISVARAEIVTTPQIIDGKKFYNVRVEAKSSRALDFVWKMRDTITSTIEAKTLAPSKFTFSQRENSKVIDTVAQYDAPTKKWTVRRDERKKVKNYDFDQPLNTLDPITAVYLARSQDIKVGDHLYFHIFGGKYRYLLDLEVEKRETIKIKSGNVDAFKILPRVKNLMKNGYAQRLNEAAIWISADERRVPVMLTSKIVFGTVYMELVDQKHGTQSTALEPQLPAS, encoded by the coding sequence ATGAATCTTGCCAAAACCATCAGGCAGACGAGTTGCCGGGTTATGCTCGGTTTGGTGCTGTCTTCCGGCAGCGTTTGGGCCGCCCAGGCCGGCGCGGAAGCGAAAAGCGTACCCGTCTACCAGCCGAAGTTTTATCCCTTCGACTCCGGTGAGCGAGTGGTCTATGACACCAACTGGAACGGCCTGATTTCGGTGGCGCGCGCCGAGATTGTCACGACGCCGCAAATCATCGACGGTAAAAAGTTCTACAACGTTCGGGTCGAGGCGAAGTCGTCGCGCGCCCTGGACTTCGTCTGGAAGATGCGCGACACGATCACCTCGACCATCGAAGCCAAGACCCTTGCGCCCAGCAAGTTTACCTTCAGCCAGCGCGAGAACTCCAAAGTGATCGATACCGTGGCGCAATATGACGCCCCCACCAAGAAGTGGACCGTGCGGCGCGATGAGCGGAAGAAAGTCAAAAACTACGATTTCGATCAGCCGCTGAACACCCTCGACCCAATTACGGCAGTGTACCTGGCGCGCAGCCAGGACATCAAAGTTGGCGACCACCTTTATTTTCACATCTTTGGCGGTAAGTACCGCTATCTGCTCGACCTTGAAGTTGAGAAGCGTGAGACGATCAAGATCAAATCCGGCAACGTCGACGCTTTTAAAATCTTGCCGCGGGTAAAGAATTTGATGAAAAACGGTTACGCGCAGCGGCTAAACGAGGCGGCCATCTGGATTTCCGCCGACGAGCGGCGCGTGCCGGTGATGCTTACCAGCAAAATCGTTTTTGGCACCGTCTACATGGAACTTGTCGACCAGAAGCATGGCACGCAGTCGACGGCGCTGGAGCCGCAGCTGCCGGCATCGTAG
- a CDS encoding response regulator: MAEAVLMVIDDELGVRESLKMVFSNDFRLIEADAVDVALPKIDSERPHVILLDVLLPRTDGIAALKQIKALHPACEVIMLTALNNRQIASAALDYGAFDFVGKPFDVVDLRAKVNRALVKIFQARAVPVAETSE; this comes from the coding sequence ATGGCTGAAGCTGTTTTGATGGTCATCGACGATGAGCTCGGCGTACGCGAATCGCTCAAGATGGTTTTCTCCAACGACTTCCGGCTCATCGAGGCAGACGCGGTGGATGTCGCTCTGCCGAAAATCGACAGCGAGCGGCCCCATGTGATTCTTTTAGACGTCCTTCTGCCGCGCACCGATGGCATCGCAGCGCTCAAACAAATCAAAGCACTCCACCCTGCCTGCGAGGTGATCATGCTCACGGCATTGAACAATCGCCAGATCGCCAGCGCCGCCTTGGACTACGGCGCCTTCGACTTTGTCGGCAAGCCGTTCGACGTCGTCGACCTGCGCGCCAAGGTCAACCGCGCGTTGGTCAAGATATTTCAAGCCCGCGCCGTTCCCGTCGCCGAAACCTCTGAATGA
- a CDS encoding class I SAM-dependent methyltransferase — translation MVSGWSRFPRRGRFSVSFRPMKSAQTQFALCLLLLLAGCATLKQCAYEGVNRDQWQHPDRVIAALKIAPGARVTDLGAGSGYFTFRLAHAVGAEGVVYAVDVDQDMIALVQAKATEQNAGNIRTVQAKSDDPQLPENVDLVFTSNTYHHIDGRVVYFKNLQRHLRPGARVAIIDFDRRAAWLDRLWTHYTPSSFIKSDMQQAGYLLAQEFDFLDRQSFLIFTPLAQAPRAGRADSPPRAAPAS, via the coding sequence ATGGTCTCGGGCTGGTCGAGGTTTCCAAGGCGCGGCCGCTTCTCGGTGAGTTTTCGTCCCATGAAATCAGCGCAAACCCAGTTTGCTCTCTGCTTGCTGCTACTGCTCGCCGGCTGCGCTACCCTCAAGCAGTGCGCCTACGAGGGCGTCAACCGCGACCAGTGGCAACACCCCGACAGGGTGATCGCCGCGCTTAAGATAGCACCGGGAGCCCGGGTCACCGATCTCGGCGCCGGTAGCGGCTACTTCACCTTTCGCCTGGCGCACGCAGTGGGCGCAGAGGGCGTTGTCTATGCCGTCGACGTCGACCAGGACATGATCGCGCTGGTGCAAGCCAAAGCCACAGAGCAAAACGCTGGCAACATCCGCACCGTGCAAGCTAAGAGCGACGATCCCCAGTTGCCGGAAAACGTCGATCTCGTTTTCACCAGCAACACCTACCATCACATCGATGGCCGCGTGGTCTATTTCAAAAACCTGCAAAGACATCTGCGGCCGGGCGCCCGCGTCGCGATCATCGATTTCGACCGCCGTGCCGCCTGGCTCGACCGCCTGTGGACCCACTACACGCCGAGCAGCTTCATCAAGAGCGATATGCAGCAGGCGGGCTACCTGCTCGCGCAGGAGTTCGACTTTCTCGATCGGCAATCGTTTCTCATTTTCACGCCACTGGCTCAAGCTCCGCGAGCTGGCCGAGCAGACTCTCCACCTCGCGCGGCTCCCGCAAGTTGA